From the Priestia koreensis genome, one window contains:
- a CDS encoding DinB family protein, with protein MTQTNTAFRDALVKSLRGERGHLPTINAITDLTVDLASHTREEIPYSIYQLVKHMSYWQDFLLAFAKGETPERPKSASESWPKEASPADEEEWKATIQHFCDGIDEACELAETLAIDEPLAVWPSETPGGLLRNIASHNSYHLGEIVLMRRLNKAWPPPTGGYPA; from the coding sequence ATGACGCAAACAAATACAGCATTTCGCGATGCACTTGTAAAATCATTACGAGGAGAAAGGGGTCACCTTCCAACGATCAATGCCATCACTGATCTTACGGTCGATCTTGCTTCACATACACGAGAAGAAATTCCGTATTCTATTTATCAGCTTGTGAAGCATATGAGCTACTGGCAAGATTTCTTGTTAGCGTTCGCTAAAGGAGAAACGCCTGAACGACCAAAAAGTGCGAGTGAGAGCTGGCCTAAAGAGGCATCTCCTGCAGATGAAGAAGAGTGGAAAGCGACGATTCAGCACTTTTGTGATGGAATTGATGAAGCGTGTGAGTTAGCGGAAACGCTAGCGATTGACGAGCCGCTTGCAGTATGGCCAAGTGAAACACCTGGTGGCCTACTGCGCAACATCGCTTCTCATAATAGCTATCACTTAGGAGAAATTGTTCTCATGAGACGTTTAAACAAAGCATGGCCACCACCAACAGGTGGCTATCCAGCTTAA
- a CDS encoding AI-2E family transporter, with protein sequence MSIFRNLTQNKGFIRILTLVLLVFILFLIRSLLHLVLFTFLLTFLMGKLQQFITRHLRKFVPISPSVVVLALYILIIFAFGLTIYLYIPVINTQIHELVSHIMKFYKNPPTNPVVTFIVDGSKKIVSPEDIQKNLDFVYQYLTNIWTVSLQVLLAILLSLFFLLEKSRIIKFTSKFKHSKLGWFFSEVEYFGQKFIGSFGAVIEVQFLIALINSILSVIALWILGFPQLVGLGIMIFLLGLIPVAGVFVSLIPLCTIAYTIGGPIKVVSVLVMIAVLHALESYVLNPKLMSAKTNLPIFYTFIILIFSEHFLGIWGLILGVPIFMFFLDLLGVKRKE encoded by the coding sequence ATGTCAATCTTTCGAAACTTAACACAGAACAAAGGGTTCATACGAATATTAACACTCGTTCTGCTTGTTTTTATTTTATTCCTTATTAGAAGCTTGCTTCATTTGGTACTCTTTACCTTTTTACTTACCTTTTTAATGGGAAAACTTCAACAGTTTATTACGCGTCATCTGCGAAAATTTGTACCGATTAGCCCTTCAGTTGTTGTACTCGCATTATACATTCTCATTATTTTTGCTTTTGGATTAACGATCTACCTATACATACCAGTCATTAATACTCAAATTCATGAGCTCGTCTCTCATATTATGAAGTTTTACAAAAATCCACCTACTAATCCTGTCGTAACGTTTATCGTAGATGGTTCGAAGAAAATTGTATCTCCTGAAGACATTCAAAAAAATCTAGATTTTGTCTATCAGTACTTAACAAATATTTGGACGGTTAGCTTGCAAGTACTTCTTGCGATTTTACTAAGCTTATTTTTCCTTTTGGAAAAATCGCGCATTATTAAATTCACTTCAAAATTCAAACATAGTAAGCTTGGATGGTTCTTTAGTGAAGTGGAATATTTCGGGCAAAAATTTATTGGCTCTTTTGGAGCTGTGATTGAAGTTCAATTTTTAATTGCGCTGATCAATTCCATCCTATCTGTCATTGCACTATGGATTTTAGGATTCCCGCAGCTCGTTGGACTAGGAATTATGATTTTCTTACTTGGCCTTATTCCAGTAGCTGGTGTGTTTGTATCACTCATTCCGCTCTGCACGATTGCTTATACAATTGGGGGGCCGATCAAGGTCGTTTCGGTTCTCGTCATGATTGCTGTCCTTCATGCGCTGGAAAGCTATGTATTAAATCCAAAATTAATGTCTGCTAAAACGAATTTACCGATTTTCTATACGTTTATTATTCTCATTTTCTCAGAGCATTTTTTAGGAATTTGGGGCCTCATTCTCGGCGTTCCCATCTTCATGTTCTTCTTAGATTTATTAGGTGTGAAACGCAAAGAATGA
- a CDS encoding TetR/AcrR family transcriptional regulator — translation MNKKQQASEQTKKLILDKATILFSERGYASTSIEDIVSSTGVSKGNIYYHFGNKENLFLKLLNDWHAHWQEQWENKVSSFHTCTDKLYGLAEHTVLHDFKHPLTKAMEEFWTSSFVKVEVRNQVDALMKHHLRLYEQILEEGMKNNEFKQRDLLILSMILEGLLSGIGLFAYKLSTEQALTLYKEAIHTLLEGISV, via the coding sequence ATGAATAAGAAGCAGCAGGCCAGTGAGCAAACGAAGAAGCTCATTCTCGATAAAGCAACCATCCTCTTTAGCGAACGTGGCTACGCATCTACATCAATTGAAGATATTGTGTCATCTACAGGCGTCAGCAAAGGGAATATTTACTACCATTTTGGCAACAAAGAAAACCTGTTTTTAAAGTTGCTGAACGATTGGCACGCGCATTGGCAAGAACAATGGGAAAACAAGGTATCTTCTTTCCATACTTGCACTGATAAGCTATATGGCCTAGCCGAACATACTGTATTGCATGATTTTAAACATCCTCTTACAAAAGCGATGGAAGAATTTTGGACGAGTTCCTTTGTAAAAGTAGAGGTTCGAAATCAAGTCGATGCTTTAATGAAGCACCACTTAAGGCTATACGAGCAGATTTTAGAAGAAGGCATGAAAAACAATGAGTTTAAGCAAAGAGATTTGTTGATTTTGAGCATGATTTTAGAAGGATTGCTTTCAGGAATTGGTTTATTCGCGTACAAGCTAAGTACGGAGCAAGCACTCACTTTATATAAAGAAGCGATTCATACTTTGTTAGAAGGCATTTCCGTCTAA